TCTGCCTTTGTAGGGCACCCAGCTGTGGCTGAAGCAGCAGTAATTGGGAAATCTGATCCAATTAAAGGTGAAGTCATAAAGGCCTTCATTATCGTCAAAGAAGGATATGAACTCAAGACCCAACTCATTGAGGATCTTAAAAAACATGTACGTTATGAACTGGGACCAGTAGCAGTCTTGGGGGAAATAGTACAAGTTGATAAACTCCCTAAAACTAGGAGTGGTAAGATCATGAGAAGGATACTCCGAGCCCAGGAGATGGGTGAGGATCTGGGTGACACATCCACTCTGGAAGAATAATTAAAACACTACCATTAGAATATGAATAAATAGGAGTGATATAGTAAAGTTGAGGTAAATAAAACCCTTTGGGGTATGATATTATGGAAGAAAATAAAAAATTAGTCACAATAGAGGATTTAACAGCTAACCCAGCACCTCTTGGACTATTAGGGTTTGGTTTAACTACCGTGTTGTTAAACATACATAATGCTGGGCTTTTCCCAATGAATAGTATGATACTGGCAATGGGAATAGCCTATGGGGGTATTGCTCAGATTATGGCTTGTGCCATGGAATATAAAAAAGGTAACACTTTCGGAACTGTGGCCTTTGGATCATACGGGCTGTTCTGGTGGAGTTTTGTACTCCTCTTGGTACTTCCCAAAATGAACTTAGCTGCTGCCCCTGATAATCTGGCAGTCGCATCATATCTTACTATGTGGGGATTGTTTACTCTGGTAATGTTCATTGGAACACTAAAACTCAGCCGGGGACTGCAAGTAATCTTTGGAGCACTTGCAATTTTATTCTTCCTCTTGGCAATAGGTGATGTAACTGGCAATGCCACCATAGCTTTGATTGCAGGTTATGAAGGAATATTCACTGGATTTGCTGCAGTTTATGTTGGACTGGCTCAGGTCCTCAACGAAACCTATGGCAAGGATGTGTTACCCACCTAAATAGAAATCAGTTATCAAATTTATTTAAATAGCGCACCGCCTCCCA
This Methanobacterium sp. DNA region includes the following protein-coding sequences:
- a CDS encoding acetate uptake transporter; translation: MEENKKLVTIEDLTANPAPLGLLGFGLTTVLLNIHNAGLFPMNSMILAMGIAYGGIAQIMACAMEYKKGNTFGTVAFGSYGLFWWSFVLLLVLPKMNLAAAPDNLAVASYLTMWGLFTLVMFIGTLKLSRGLQVIFGALAILFFLLAIGDVTGNATIALIAGYEGIFTGFAAVYVGLAQVLNETYGKDVLPT